The Lonchura striata isolate bLonStr1 chromosome 7, bLonStr1.mat, whole genome shotgun sequence genome window below encodes:
- the ADAM8 gene encoding disintegrin and metalloproteinase domain-containing protein 8, with protein sequence MAPPLLLPLLLLLLLPLPARGSTAGREEKLPHVERYETVLPRELPVPRGKRDLSAPPSTYPSHVLYGIHAEGREYLLWLEKNRALLGQHYTETHYSADGSEVTEQPDTQDHCFYQGHVRGQPDSAASISTCGGLSGFFRVNETTFVLEPLEGAAAGRHAVYRAAHLRGKRGTCREPGATLQYDREPQTPAAMKLYRWKSGPVQKGPRYVELVLVADNQEFRKHKDLRTVQNRMKEIVNHVDKLYQPLRLRVALIGLEVWNHRDKITVSPNPEVTLDNFLHWRESELLRKKPHDNAQLITGVDFHGNTVGLAKKLVMCTRDSGGVNQDHSSNPIGAASTMAHEMGHNLGMSHDEDVAGCRCPVPKADGGCVMAGSVGLVYPKLFSRCSEQDMWQFLGDPRTSCLLNAPRADELYGGPVCGNQFVERGEQCDCGTPQECSDRCCNATTCQLREGAECARGECCQDCKVKAAGALCRASKNDCDLAEHCSGLSAECPEDVFQENGISCQHGRGYCYNGACPSHGEQCRALWGAEAQVAPDVCFKHNSEQHVHLHCLTEYGKQPCSPKDVKCGTLLCLSDKTQPILGTGYFSVGYYFGRFKCKAVIAGSDAGEAAELRLVPTGAKCGEEMVCYAGRCQNLLVYGDKNCSAKCNNHGVCNHRRECHCDPGWAAPYCEQEISGIAAGSGSAVLAAGLAVLALAGVGLGSGVVLLRARAARRSHKGSSSGTPSGLANPLFQEGGRARPGRRQLSLGDIGQPSLLSSTAAPRAARAHSPVLAPRPSAPGPQGPPRAPPRWPPQEKPKPPSKPLPALKSKVPSYGEGPPAPSLPPTPLQRCPPPKVALKPPPARR encoded by the exons ATGGCcccgccgctgctgctgccgctgctgctgctgctgctgctgccgctgccggcCCGCG GCTCCACGGCCGGGCGGGAGGAGAAGCTGCCGCACGTCGAGAGGTACGAGACGGTGCTGCCGCGGGAGCTGCCGGTGCCCCGGGGGAAGAGGGACCTCTCTGCGCCTCCG AGCACCTACCCGAGCCACGTCCTCTATGGCATCCATGCTGAAGGCAGGGAGTACCTCCTGTggctggagaagaacag GGCGCTGCTGGGGCAGCACTACACCGAGACTCACTACTCGGCCGACGGCTCGGAGGTCACGGAGCAGCCGGACACGCAG GACCACTGCTTCTACCAGGGCCATGTGCGGGGACAGCCCGACTCGGCGGCGAGCATCAGCACCTGCGGCGGGCTCAG TGGGTTTTTCCGGGTGAATGAGACCACCTTCGTGCTGGAGCCGCTGGAgggggcggcggccgggcggcACGCAGTGTACCGAGCAGCTCACCTGCGGGGGAAACGCGGCACCTGCCGGGAGCCCGGGGCCACCCTGCAGTACGACCGCGAGCCCCAAACCCCTGCAGCCATGAAGCTCTACCGCTGG AAATCAGGGCCGGTGCAAAAAGGTCCCCGGTACGTGGAGCTGGTCCTGGTCGCGGACAACCAGGAG TTCAGGAAGCACAAGGACCTCCGCACCGTGCAGAACCGCATGAAGGAAATCGTGAACCACGTGGACAAG CTCTACCAGCCCCTTCGCCTGCGGGTGGCCCTGATTGGCCTGGAGGTGTGGAACCACAGGGACAAAATCACAGTCAGCCCCAACCCCGAGGTGACGCTGGACAACTTCCTGCACTGGCGGGAGTCGGAGCTGCTGCGGAAGAAGCCCCACGACAACGCCCAGCTGATCAC GGGCGTCGACTTCCACGGCAACACCGTGGGGCTGGCCAAGAAGCTGGTGATGTGCACCAGGGACTCGGGCGGTGTCAACCAG GATCACAGCAGCAACCCCATCGGCGCCGCGTCCACCATGGCCCACGAGATGGGGCACAACCTGGGCATGTCCCACGATGAAGACGTCGccggctgccgctgccccgTGCCCAAAGCTGACGGGGGCTGTGTCATGGCAGGGAGTGTTGG GCTGGTTTACCCCAAGCTCTTCAGCCGGTGCAGCGAGCAGGACATGTGGCAGTTCCTGGGGGACCCCCGGACCAGCTGCCTGCTGAACGCGCCACGGGCGGACGAGCTGTACGGGGGCCCCGTGTGCGGGAACCAGTTTGTGGAGCGGGGAGAGCAGTGCGACTGCGGCACGCCCCAG GAGTGCTCAGACCGCTGCTGCAATGCCACCACGTGCCAGCTGAGAGAGGGAGCCGAGTGTGCCCGAGGGGAATGCTGCCAGGACTGCAAG GTGAAGGCTGCAGGTGCGCTCTGCCGGGCCAGCAAGAACGACTGCGACCTCGCCGAGCACTGCAGCGGCCTCAGCGCCGAGTGCCCCGAGGATGTGTTCCAGGAGAACGGCATCTCCTGCCAGCACGGCCGCGGCTACTGCTACAACGGGGCCTGCCCTTCGCACGGCGAGCAGTGCCGGGCGCTCTGGGGCGCAG AGGCGCAGGTGGCTCCCGACGTCTGCTTCAAGCACAACAGCGAGCAGCACGTCCACCTGCACTGCCTCACCGAGTACGGcaagcagccctgcagccccaa AGACGTCAAGTGCGGCACGCTGCTGTGCCTGAGCGACAAAACCCAGCCCATCCTCGGCACCGGCTACTTCTCCGTCGGCTACTACTTCGGCCGCTTCAAGTGCAAGGCGGTGATCGCGGGCAGCGACGCCGGCGAGGCGGCCGAGCTGCGGCTGGTGCCCACCGGCGCCAAGTGCGGCGAGGAGATG GTCTGCTACGCCGGGCGCTGCCAGAACCTCCTGGTCTACGGCGACAAGAACTGCTCGGCCAAGTGCAACAACCACGGG GTGTGCAACCACCGGCGGGAGTGTCACTGCGACCCCGGCTGGGCAGCGCCCTACTGCGAGCAGGAGATCTCCGGGATAGCCGCAG GGAGCGGCAGCGCGGTGCTGGCGGCCGGGCTGGCCGTGCTGGCCCTGGCCGGCGTCGGGCTGGGCAGCGGCGTGGTGCTCCTCAGAGCCAGGGCGGCGCGGCGCTCGCACAAAGG gagctccagcgGGACTCCCTCCGGCCTCGCCAACCCGCTGTTCCAGGAGGGCGGCCGGGCGCGGCCGGGGCGCCGCCAGCTGTCCCTCGGGGACATCGGGCAGCCCAGCCTGCTCAGCAGCAcggcggccccgcgggcggcCCGGGcgcacagccctgtgctggccccgcGGCCATCGGCACCCGGCCCGCAGGGACCCCCTCGGGCCCCTCCGCGATGGCCCCCGCAG GAGAAGCCGAAGCCGCCCAGCAAACCTCTCCCGGCGCTGAAGAGCAAAGTGCCGAGCTACGGCGAGGGGCCGCCGGCACCGTCCCTCCCACCGACCCCCCTCCAGCGCTGTCCCCCGCCAAAGGTGGCCCTGAAGCCGCCCCCGGCCAGGAGGTGA
- the TUBGCP2 gene encoding gamma-tubulin complex component 2, producing MSEFRIHHDVNELLSLLRVHDGEGAEVYIELLQKNRTPYVTTNVSAHSAKVKIAEFSRTPEDFLKKYDELKSKNTRHLDSLVYLLSKLTEDKETLHYLQQNAKERAELAANAATSSSTNFSIPSSTSKMSLQELEELHKQLGSVTANSSAQQPLELTRKILRDKQNKKNSGQPIPVFPSWVYERPALIGDFLIGTSLSTDTTVPIGTLPLASQESMIVEDLLYVLIGVDGRYITAQALVGRQNRAFSLDPNLDLSIKELVTRILPVAASYSAVTRFIEEKSSFEYGQVNHALAAAMRTLIKEYMILITQLEHLQRQGLLSLQKLWFYIQPTMRTLEILASLATSVDKGECMGGSTLSLLHDKTFNYTGDSQAQELCLYLTKAASVPYFEILEKWIYRGIINDPYSEFMVEEHELQKEKIQEDYNDKYWDQRYTVVQQQIPSFLQKMADKILSTGKYLNVVRECGRDVTCPVAKEVIYTLKERAYVEQIEKAYNYASKVLLDFLMEEKELVAHLRSIKHYFLMDQGDFFVHFMDLTEEELKKPVDDIITTRLEALLELALRMSTANTDPFKDDLKIDLMPHDLITQLLRVLAIETKQEKAIISAEPTELTLSGLEAFSFDYIVKWPLSLIINRKALTRYQMLFRHMFYCKHVERQLCNVWISNKTAKQFSLHSAKWFAGAFTLRQRMLNFVQNIQYYMMFEVMEPTWHILEKNLKLASNIDDVLSHHTSFLDNCLKDCMLTNPELLKIFSKLMSVCVMFTNCMQRFTQSMKLDSEMERLTLEHGTMQGPPTEEERAEEAAKKKLTNKLLAEHADSLHLTSGFEATINKFDSNFSTHLLDLLDKLSVYSTNDCEHSMLNIIYRLDFNGFYTERLEHMSAERSQKAPPLLPRLAVPAQ from the exons ATGAGCGAGTTCCGCATCCACCACGACGTGAACGAGCTGCTGAGCCTGCTGCGGGTGCACGACGGGGAGGGCGCCGAGGTCTACATCGAGCTGCTGCAGAAGAACCGCACGCCCTACGTCACCACCAACGTCTCTGCCCACAGTGCCAAG GTGAAAATAGCAGAGTTTTCTCGAACTCCTGAAGATTTTCTAAAGAAGTATGATGAGCTGAAGTCTAAAAACACTAGACATCTGGATTCTTTAGTTTACCTGCTGTCCAAGCTCACTGAAGACAAAGAG ACACTCCACTATCTGCAACAAAATGCTAAAGAAAGGGCAGAACTCGCAGCAAAtgcagccaccagcagcagcacgaaTTTTTCCATCCCCTCATCCACTTCCAAGATgtctctgcaggagctggaggagctgcacaaGCAGCTGGGCAGCGTCACGGCCAACTCCAGTGCACAGCAG CCTCTTGAGCTTACACGAAAAATCCTCCGGGATAAGCAGAACAAGAAGAATTCTGGTCAGCCCATTCCAGTATTTCCATCCTGGGTGTATGAGAGACCTGCACTTATTGGGGATTTCTTAATTGGCACCAGTCTAAGCACTGACACAACAGTACCAATAG GCACTTTGCCACTGGCCTCCCAGGAATCCATGATTGTGGAGGACCTGCTGTACGTGCTGATTGGCGTGGATGGAAGGTACATCACAGCACAGGCCCTCGTGGGCAGGCAGAACAGAGCCTTCTCACTCGATCCAAACCTGGACTTGTCCATCAAGGAGTTAGTGACCAGGattcttcctgtggcagccagCTACTCTGCTGTCACCAG GTTTATAGAGGAGAAGTCTTCCTTTGAGTATGGACAGGTAAATCAtgctctggctgcagccatGCGGACTCTAATCAAGGAGTACATGATATTAATTACCCAGCTGGAGCATCTTCAGAGGCAGGGCCTTCTGTCACTGCAGAAGCTGTGGTTTTACATCCAGCCCACAATGAGGACCCTGGAGATTCTGGCTTCACTGG cTACTTCTGTGGATAAGGGTGAATGTATGGGAGGATCAACCCTGAGCTTGCTCCATGACAAGACTTTCAATTAcacaggggacagccaggcccaGGAGCTGTGCCTGTATTTAACCAAGGCAGCCAGCGTGCCTTACTTTGAAATCCTGGAAAAGTGGATCTATAGAGGCATCATTAATGATCCATACAG TGAGTTCATGGTGGAGGAGCATGAGCTGCAGAAGGAGAAGATTCAGGAGGACTATAATGACAAGTACTGGGATCAGAGATACACTGTTGTTCAGCAGCAGATTCCCTCCTTCTTGCAGAAAATGGCTGACAAAATCCTAAGCACAG gGAAATACTTAAATGTTGTGCGGGAATGTGGGCGAGATGTCACCTGCCCTGTGGCCAAAGAGGTCATCTACACTTTAAAGGAGAGAGCCTATGTGGAACAAATAGAAAAAGCATATAACTATGCCAGCAAAGTTCTTCTGGACTTCCTGATGGAGGAGAAAGAGCTGGTGGCTCACCTAAG ATCTATAAAACACTATTTCCTGATGGATCAAGGGGACTTTTTTGTCCATTTCATGGATCTGACAGAAGAGGAACTCAAGAAGCCTGTAGATGACATCATTACAACAAGGCTGGAGGCTCTGCTGGAATTAGCCCTGAGAATGAGCACAGCCAACACTGATCCCTTCAAGGATGATTTAAAG ATCGACCTGATGCCCCATGACCTCATCACACAGCTCCTGAGGGTGTTGGCCATAGAAACAAAGCAGGAGAAGGCCATCATCAGTGCAGAGCCCACGGAGCTCACCCTCAGTGGCCTGGAGGCCTTTTCCTTTGACTACATTGTGAAGTGGCCTCTGTCCCTCATCATAAACAG GAAAGCACTGACAAGGTACCAGATGCTTTTCAGACACATGTTCTACTGCAAGCACGTGGAAAGGCAGCTGTGCAATGTTTGGATCAGCAATAAGACAGCCAAGCAATTCTCCCTGCATTCAGCTAAGTG GTTTGCTGGTGCTTTCACACTGCGGCAGCGGATGCTGAATTTCGTGCAGAATATCCAGTATTACATGATGTTTGAAGTGATGGAGCCAACATGGCACATTCTGGAGAAGAACCTGAAGCTG GCATCCAACATTGACGATGTCCTGAGCCACCACACGAGCTTCCTGGACAACTGCCTGAAGGACTGCATGCTCACCAACCCAGAGCTGCTCAAGATCTTCTCCAAGCTGATGTCTGTGTGTGTCATGTTCACCAACTGCATGCAG AGGTTCACCCAGAGCATGAAGCTGGACAGTGAGATGGAGAGGCTCACCCTGGAGCATGGCACCATGCAGGGCCCTCCCACCGAGGAGGAGCGTGCTGAGGAGGCTGCCAAGAAGAAGCTGACCAACAAG CTTTTAGCAGAACATGCTGACAGCCTGCACCTCACATCTGGCTTTGAAGCCACCATCAACAAGTTTGACAGCAATTTCTCCACACATCTGCTGGACCTGCTGGACAAACTGAGCGTGTACAGCACCAATGACTGCGAGCACAGCATGCTCAACATCATCTACAG GCTGGACTTCAACGGGTTCTACACGGAGCGCCTGGAGCACATGTCGGCCGAGCGCAGCCAGAAggcgccgccgctgctgccccGCCTGGCCGTGCCTGCCCAGTGA
- the ZNF511 gene encoding zinc finger protein 511, giving the protein MRGGRRGSRLSAPRAGALRSPPAMLPLPPRLRRLLREGLPPLPRDPPAPPPAPPAPPFSFAPRRLRLGPQHPLFEDGDVHRHLYLQGVLSSLQEVAERPKVSEFSCHISGCSQVFDTLESYEHHYNTLHRNVCSFCKRSFPSGNLLDIHILEWHDSLFQIMAEKQNMYQCLVEGCPEKFKSSKDRKDHLVTVHLYPADFRFDRPKKVKSGSKHTSSPMEQGSSVPMDVSVEMAEQFQVNAMETGPEENMEISQPAASPGPSLPEKRLYKSRIPSTICFGQGATRGFKGPRKKV; this is encoded by the exons atgcgcggcgggcggcgcgggagCCGCCTCAGCGCGCCCCGCGCAGGCGCACTGCGCTCCCCGCCCGCCatgctgccgctgccgccgcgcctccgccgcctcctccGTGAGGggctcccgccgctcccgcgggaccccccggccccgccgcccgctccgCCCGCGCCGCCCTTCTCCTTCGCCCCCCGCCGCCTCCGCCTCGGCCCCCAGCACCCGCTCTTCGAG GATGGGGACGTGCACAGGCATCTCTACCTGCAGGGCGTCCTCAGCAGCCTCCAGGAGGTGGCCGAGAGACCCAA GGTGTCCGAGTTCAGCTGCCACAtctctggctgcagccaggtgTTTGACACACTGGAGAGCTACGAGCACCACTACAACACCCTGCACAGGAATGTCTGCTCCTTCTGCAAGCGCTCCTTTCCCTCTGGGAATCTCCTGGATATCCACATCTTGGAGTGGCATGATTCCCTCTTCCAGATAATGGCTGAGAAGCAAAATATG TACCAGTGCCTGGTGgaaggctgcccagagaagttcaAGAGCAGCAAGGACAGGAAGGATCACTTGGTGACCGTGCACCTTTATCCTGCTGACTTTCGCTTTGACAGGCCCAAGAAGGTGAAAAG TGGCTCCAAGCACACAAGCTCTCCcatggagcagggcagcagcgtGCCCATGGATGTGAGCGTGGAGATGGCAGAGCAATTCCAAGTGAATGCCATGGAAACAGGGCCTGAGGAGAACATGGAGatctcccagcctgcagccagccctggcccctcgCTGCCAGAGAAACGCCTCTACAAATCCAG GATCCCATCCACAATTTGCTTTGGACAAGGTGCCACCCGAGGATTTAAAGGACCACGGAAAAAGGTCTGA